A window of Cellulomonas wangleii genomic DNA:
CAACGCGGTCGACGTCCTGATCTGCTACCTGCCCGTCGGCTCCGAGGCCGCGGCGAAGTTCTACGCGCAGTGCGCGATCGACGCGGGCGTCGCCTTCGTCAACGCCCTGCCGGTCTTCATCGCGTCCGACCCGGTGTGGGCCGCGAAGTTCGAGGCCGCCGGTGTGCCGATCGTCGGCGACGACATCAAGTCGCAGGTCGGCGCGACCATCACGCACCGTGTCCTCGCGCGTCTGTTCGAGGACCGCGGCGTCATCCTGGACCGCACGTACCAGCTGAACGTCGGCGGCAACATGGACTTCAAGAACATGCTCGAGCGTGAGCGCCTGGAGTCCAAGAAGATCTCCAAGACGCAGGCCGTGACGTCGAACCTGACCGACGGCCCGCTGGCCGGCAAGAAGGACGACCGCAACGTCCACATCGGCCCGTCGGACTACGTCGCGTGGCTCGACGACCGCAAGTGGGCGTACGTGCGCCTCGAGGGCCGCGCGTTCGGCGAGGTGCCCCTGAGCCTGGAGTACAAGCTCGAGGTCTGGGACTCCCCGAACTCGGCCGGCATCATCATCGACGCGCTGCGCGCGGCGAAGATCGCCAAGGACCGCGGCATCGGCGGCCCCCTGCTGTCGGCGTCGACGTACTTCATGAAGTCCCCGCCGGTGCAGACCGAGGACACCGAGGGCCGCGTCAAGGTCGAGGCCTTCATCCGCGGCGACCTGGAGCGCTGAGCCGCAGCGCAGCGGAGGGTGCCGGCCCGGCGCGAAGCGTCAGGCCGGTGCCCGCAGCAGAGCGGAGGCTCGGCGCGACCACAGGTCCAGCGCTGACCCCGCTCCGCACCAGCTGACGCCTGAGGGGCTGCCGTCGCACGTCGACGGCAGCCCCTCACGTCTGTCCCCTCGCTCAGGGGTGCTCGACCACCGCCTGCGCACCCAGGCCCAGGTCGGACTCCACCGCGGGGGCGACGAGGCGACCTGTCACGCCTGGAACGCCCCAGGGCCTCCATGCGGTGGTGGCGTCATCCGGGAGATCGTGCGCCGGCGGGAGCGGCGGTCACCGGTCCACGGCACCCCGCCGACGACACGCGCCGTAATCTTGGCGCGTGCAGGTGATCTCCGACCTCCGGGCCCTGTGGCCCCTCACCGGCTTCCGCCGGCTCTTCGCCGTACGCCTGGTCAGCCAGGCGTCGGACGGCATGTTCCAGATCGGGCTCGCCACGCTCTTCTTCTTCTCGCCGGAGAACGCGTCGACGGCCACGGGCGTGGCCGCCGCGTTCGCGGTGCTGCTGCTGCCGTTCACGATCGTCGGCCCGTGGGCCGGTGTGCTCCTGGACCGCTGGCGGCGCCGGCAGGTGCTCCTCTACGGCAACCTCGTGCGCGTCGCCCTCACGGTCGTCATCGCGGTCATCATGCTGACCAGCGGCGTCGGCCCGGCCGTGTACGTGCTGGCGCTGGCCGCGCTGTCGGTCAACCGGTTCCTGCTCGCGGCGCTGTCGGCGTCGCTGCCGAAGGTCGTCGACGGCCCGCTGCTGCTGACCGCCAACTCGCTGACCCCGACGCTGGGCGCCGCGGCCGCGGGCGTGGGTGGTGCGCTGGGCTTCGTCCTGGGCCTGCTGCTGCCGACGGGCCGGGTGCGCGACGCGACCTCCCTGCTGGTCGCCGCGGCCGTCATGGCCTGCGCGTCGGCCCTGGCCACGCGGCTCGGGCCCGACCAGCTCGGCCCGGACGAGCGCACGGCCGGCACGGACGTCCGCCGTGCCCTGGGCCACCTGGCCCGCGGCCTCGTGGACGGTGCCCGGTACCTCGTCGCCCGTCGCACGCCCGCGTACGCGCTGGGCATCATGGCGCTGCACCGGTTCTGCTACGGCGCCGTCTTCATCGCCAGCATCCTCATCTCCCGCAACCTGCTGTCCGACCCGGCGGACGTCGCCGCGGGCCTGGCCACGTTCGGCAGCGTGCTGGCCGCCAGCGCCGCGGGGTTCGCGCTGGCCGTGGTGCTGACGCCCGTGCTGAGCCCCCGCGTCGGGCCGCACGTCTGGATCGTCCTGTGCCTGCTGCTGGCCGTGGTCAGCCAGCTGCTGCTGGCGTTCACCGTGACCCTGCCCGCCGTGCTGGGGGCCGGCGCCGCGCTGGGCCTGGCGGCGCAGGGCGCCAAGATCGCCGTCGACACGATCGTGCAGCACGACACCGCCGACGCCTACCGCGGCCGCGCGTTCTCCTTGTACGACGTGATGTACAACGCCGCGTTCGTCGGAGCCGCCGCGGTCGCGGCCGTCGCGCTGCCCGACACGGGCTGGTCCCCCGTCCTGTTCGCCGGGCTGGCCGCGGTCTACCTGGCCGGCGCCGTCGTCTTCGCCCGCAGCACGCGCACCCCCGTGCCGATCGCCGCACCGCCCGCCGGGGTGACCACGTGACCAGCGCAGGGACGGTGGACGACACACCGCCGGCCGGGACCGGGCCCGTCGAGGCGCCCGCACCGCACACGAGTCCGGTGCTGCCGCAGGACGTCCTCACCGGACCGCTGGCCCAGGCCGTCCTCGAGCGCGGGCCCCTGGCCATGACGGTCTCCGACCCCCGGCTGCCCGGCGACCCCGTCGTGTGGGCGAACACGGCGTTCACCACGCTCACGGGGTACACGCTCGACGAGGTCCGGGGCCGCAACTGCCGGTTCCTGCAGTGCGAGGACACCGATCCCGAGGCGGTGGCGCGGCTGCGTGCCGCACTCGAGCGCGGGGACGACGTGCAGGAGCTGCTGCTCAACGTCCGCAAGGACGGCTCGCAGTTCTGGAACCAGCTGGCGATCACGCACCTGCGCGACGCGGACGGCCAGGTCACCCACCGGGTGGGCGTGCAGGTCGACGTGACCGCCGAGGCCGTCGGCGAGGCGGCGCGCACGCTCGAGCTCTCGCTCATGCACCGCACGGCCGACCGGCTGGAGCTGCTGGCGCGCATGGGCGAGGAGCTGTCCCGGCACCTGGAGTTCGGCGACGCCGTCGACGCCCTGGCCGACCTGGTGGTGCCCCGCCTGGCGACGTGGGGGTTCGTCGCGATGGCGAGCGAGACCGGGCACCTGGAGCGGGTGCACGTCGTCACGGCCGACCCGGCGCACGCACCCGTCGCGCACGCCCTGGGCACGCAGGGCACCACGTGGCTGACCCAGTCGCCGCGCGTCGCCCAGACGCTGGCCGCCGGTGACGACCACGTGCCCATGCCCATGCCGGTGGACGTCGCGAGCCTGCCGTCGCGCACGACGCCGGACGAGCTGCGGCTGCTGGAGACGCTCGGCCTGGGCAGCGCCCTGCTCGTGCCGCTCACCGGACGCGACCGGGTGCTGGGCGCGCTGTGCCTGGTGCACCGCGACGTCGACGGGTTCGACCGGGAGGTCGTCGTCACCGCCGCCCACCTGGGCCGCCGTGCCGGCGTCCTGCTGGAGAACGTGCGCCTGTACCTGGCCGAGCGCGACGCCGCGCTGACGTTGCAGCACAGCCTGCTGCCCGTGCTGGGCGACGTCGGCGGGCTGGACGTGGCGGCCTCGTACCTGCCGTCGGGGCGCCGGGCCGAGGTCGGCGGCGACTGGTTCGACGCCTTCGTGCTGCCCGACGGCGCGGTGAGCCTGGCGGTCGGCGACGTGGTGGGTCACGACCTGCGCGCCGCCGCGTCGATGGGTCAGCTGCGCTCGCTGCTGCGCGCGTCGGTGTGGCGCGGCGACCGTCCGGGCGAGGCGCTGGAGCGGCTCGACGGCCTGGTGCGCGCGCTCGACGTCGCCGACATCGCGACGTGCGTGCTCGTGCGCTGGGAGCGCACACCCACGGGCGCCCGCCTCACCTGGGCGAGCGCGGGGCACCCGCCGGTCCTCGTGCGGCTGCCCGGCGGTCACGTCCAGGGCCTCGACGGTGCTCGCAGCACGCCGATCGGCCTGCCGCCGGTCCGTCCCGGGACGACCCCGGAGGCCGCGGCGGACGTGCCGCACGGTGCGTTCGTGGTGCTGTACTCCGACGGGCTGGTCGAGCGTCGCGACCGCGGGCTGCGCGAGGGGATCGAGACGCTGTCCGCGGCGCTGGCCGCGGTGCCCGACGACGCGACCGCGAGCCAGGTGTGCGACGCCCTGACGGGCACCCTGGTCGACGAGCACCAGGAGGACGACGTCTGCCTGCTGGTGGTGCGGGTGGACTGACGCGCCGCGTCAGTCCCCCACCACCCACGACTGCAGCCCCGCCTGCGTCGGGTCGAACGTCTCGACCGACGGCAGCACGTCCGTGACCTCGCCGGTCTCGCCGTCGACGGCCCACAGCGCCGCCGACCCGGCGGTGCCCTCGCAGTTGGTCGTCCCCGACACCAGCAGGCCGGCCGGCACGGGTGCCACGCCGGGCAGCACCGCCAGCAGGTCCGACGGGACCTCGGCGAACGGCGCCGTGTCGAGCCCGGTCAGGGTCACCAGGCGCTGCGGGCACGTGCGCGGCGCCTCGCCGGTGGGGTCGGGTCGTACCGCCAGCGAGGCGACGAGCCGTCCGTCGGCGAGCCGGTGCGCCGGGTACGCCGGGCTCGGCTCGCCGGCCTCCACCGAGCGGTGGTCGGTGATCGCCCCCGTCGTGGTGTCCATGAGGAGGGTCGTCGCGCCGAGACCCGCCGGGCGCAGGGTCGCCTCGTCGAGCCGCGGGCAGTCCACCAGCACGTGGGTGTCGTCGGACCACCCGACCATCCAGCACGCCGTGGCCGGCAGGTCGTACCGGA
This region includes:
- a CDS encoding inositol-3-phosphate synthase — encoded protein: MTSIRVAIVGVGNCAASLVQGVHYYRDADPQGKVPGLMHVQFGDYHVRDIEFVTAFDVDAKKVGFDLSEAIFNSENNTIKICDVPPLGVTVQRGHTLDGIGKYYAETIEESDAEPVDVVQTLKDNAVDVLICYLPVGSEAAAKFYAQCAIDAGVAFVNALPVFIASDPVWAAKFEAAGVPIVGDDIKSQVGATITHRVLARLFEDRGVILDRTYQLNVGGNMDFKNMLERERLESKKISKTQAVTSNLTDGPLAGKKDDRNVHIGPSDYVAWLDDRKWAYVRLEGRAFGEVPLSLEYKLEVWDSPNSAGIIIDALRAAKIAKDRGIGGPLLSASTYFMKSPPVQTEDTEGRVKVEAFIRGDLER
- a CDS encoding MFS transporter, with amino-acid sequence MQVISDLRALWPLTGFRRLFAVRLVSQASDGMFQIGLATLFFFSPENASTATGVAAAFAVLLLPFTIVGPWAGVLLDRWRRRQVLLYGNLVRVALTVVIAVIMLTSGVGPAVYVLALAALSVNRFLLAALSASLPKVVDGPLLLTANSLTPTLGAAAAGVGGALGFVLGLLLPTGRVRDATSLLVAAAVMACASALATRLGPDQLGPDERTAGTDVRRALGHLARGLVDGARYLVARRTPAYALGIMALHRFCYGAVFIASILISRNLLSDPADVAAGLATFGSVLAASAAGFALAVVLTPVLSPRVGPHVWIVLCLLLAVVSQLLLAFTVTLPAVLGAGAALGLAAQGAKIAVDTIVQHDTADAYRGRAFSLYDVMYNAAFVGAAAVAAVALPDTGWSPVLFAGLAAVYLAGAVVFARSTRTPVPIAAPPAGVTT
- a CDS encoding SpoIIE family protein phosphatase; translation: MTSAGTVDDTPPAGTGPVEAPAPHTSPVLPQDVLTGPLAQAVLERGPLAMTVSDPRLPGDPVVWANTAFTTLTGYTLDEVRGRNCRFLQCEDTDPEAVARLRAALERGDDVQELLLNVRKDGSQFWNQLAITHLRDADGQVTHRVGVQVDVTAEAVGEAARTLELSLMHRTADRLELLARMGEELSRHLEFGDAVDALADLVVPRLATWGFVAMASETGHLERVHVVTADPAHAPVAHALGTQGTTWLTQSPRVAQTLAAGDDHVPMPMPVDVASLPSRTTPDELRLLETLGLGSALLVPLTGRDRVLGALCLVHRDVDGFDREVVVTAAHLGRRAGVLLENVRLYLAERDAALTLQHSLLPVLGDVGGLDVAASYLPSGRRAEVGGDWFDAFVLPDGAVSLAVGDVVGHDLRAAASMGQLRSLLRASVWRGDRPGEALERLDGLVRALDVADIATCVLVRWERTPTGARLTWASAGHPPVLVRLPGGHVQGLDGARSTPIGLPPVRPGTTPEAAADVPHGAFVVLYSDGLVERRDRGLREGIETLSAALAAVPDDATASQVCDALTGTLVDEHQEDDVCLLVVRVD